CCGGAAGTATTCGCCGCGATGTGGGACGCCTTCAGCCACGGCGCCCGCTGGCGGGTCTTTGACGGTTCCCACGCCATCCTGCGAGCCCTGCGGGACCGCGGCTACCGGATCGGCGTCCTTTCCAACTGGGACCGGCGCCTGCGCAGCGTGCTCGAGGAAACCGGACTGGCCGAACTGATCGATACCGTCGTCATCTCCTCCGACATTGGTATTGAAAAGCCTGATACTGGCATCTTCCGGGCGGCCGAGGCCCGGATCGGCCAACCGGCCGAATCCTGCCTTCATGTCGGCGACAGCCGGCACCACGACCTGGCCGGTGCCCGCGCGGCCGGCTGGGCGGGACTGCTCGTGCGCAACGACGGCGGACCGGTCGATCTGCCCGCCATCGGAAGCCTGGCCGACCTCTTCCCCCTCCTGCCCGGCCCCATCATCGGATCCAATTTATGAATACAACCCTCATTCATCCCCGCGCCGACCGGTCCGCCATCGAGACCGGCCTGCAATTCCAGCCCAAGTTTGATGCCGACGGGCTCATCCCCTGCATCACGGCGGATGCCGTTTCCGGCGACGTCCTCATGTTCGCCTTCATGAACCGGGAAGCGCTCGAACGGACGATGACGACCGGCAAGGCCACCTACTACAGTCGTTCCCGCGGCAAGCTCTGGATGAAAGGCGAGGAGTCCGGCAACCGGCTCTCCGTGGTGGAAATGCGGATCGACTGCGATCAGGACGTCATCCTGCTGCGGGTGGATCCGGGCACCGGAGCGGCCTGTCACAATGGATTCCGTTCCTGCTTCTACCGGCAGGTCCGGCCCGACGGTTCGCTCGTCATGATCGGCGGTGACCGTCTTTTTGATCCGGCCGAGATCTACGGGAAAAAGTAGACACCCCCGCCGGTCCCGATCCTCATTCTCCGATCGCCAATCCGTCAGTCGCGGTGCCCCGGCACAAAGCCCCGCGAACTGAGCCGGGCGAAGTCGAGAAAGGCCGTCAATTCTTCCGATGCCGCCTCGGGGTGGCCGGCGATCTTTTCCAGGGCCTGGGCCCGGTTGAGACCTTCCCGATAGAGGGCCCGAAAGGCGAACTTGACCCG
This sequence is a window from Opitutaceae bacterium. Protein-coding genes within it:
- the hisI gene encoding phosphoribosyl-AMP cyclohydrolase, which gives rise to MNTTLIHPRADRSAIETGLQFQPKFDADGLIPCITADAVSGDVLMFAFMNREALERTMTTGKATYYSRSRGKLWMKGEESGNRLSVVEMRIDCDQDVILLRVDPGTGAACHNGFRSCFYRQVRPDGSLVMIGGDRLFDPAEIYGKK
- a CDS encoding HAD-IA family hydrolase, yielding MTSAPDDFTAIRAITFDAGGTLLAPHPSVGEVYAEVLGSFDLARDPIALENAFHAAFSTVSKNPAVLDPEEREKDFWRQVVRHTVRDAPLPESVFPEVFAAMWDAFSHGARWRVFDGSHAILRALRDRGYRIGVLSNWDRRLRSVLEETGLAELIDTVVISSDIGIEKPDTGIFRAAEARIGQPAESCLHVGDSRHHDLAGARAAGWAGLLVRNDGGPVDLPAIGSLADLFPLLPGPIIGSNL